In Aspergillus flavus chromosome 3, complete sequence, one genomic interval encodes:
- a CDS encoding Metalloenzyme, LuxS/M16 peptidase-like protein: MLRSSLGTGKSRVPVLRQPTYGRWLRSNNPSLRWNQLRRAASTVTNVESYPKVGEQLHGFTVQEKKHVPELHLTAVRLKHDKTDADYLHVAREDKNNVFGVGFKTNPPDATGVPHILEHTTLCGSEKYPVRDPFFKMLPRSLSNFMNAFTSADHTTYPFATTNQQDFQNLLSVYLDATLHPLLKEEDFRQEGWRLGPEDPRASDALDGKPEDVLFKGVVYNEMKGQISDANYLYYIKYRESIFPALNNSGGDPQYITDLTHKQLVEFSKRNYHPSNAKFLTYGDMPLSTHLKQIGDVLDGFGKGEADTSVKLPIDLSRGPSNVTVPGPIDTFADADKQYKTSTSWYLGDTSEVVETFSAGILSSLLLDGYGSPMYRALIESGLGSSFTPNTGLDTSGRVPVFSVGLTGVSEEDAPKVKEAIQKVYQDSLSAGFSDEKVQGFLHQLELALRHKTANFGIGVMEKTISSWFNGVDPMKELAWNDVINEFKRRYQQGGYLESLMQKYLMNDRCLTFTMVGTPTFHQELDQQEMVRKEKKLSQLVEQHGSMEKAISSLREQELQLLKTQEEAQHADLGCLPSLRVEDISREKERKPVRESKVDDVDVVWREAPTNGLTYFQALNAFEDLPDDLRLLMPLFNDSVMRLGTANKTMEQWEDLIKLKTGGVSSSAFHTSSPTELGKFNEGLQFSGFALDKNIPDMLEILTTLITETDFTSPYAPAMIQELLRLTTNGALDSVAASGHRFALNAAAAGLSHSFWVQEQQSGLAQLQATANLLRDAETSPERLAELIEKLRLIQSFAISKSSSLRVRMVCEPSSAHQNEVVLQKWLAGLPQIRSPTSVDARSMQQVSSKAFYDMPYKVYYSGLAMQTVPFVHKSSAPLSVLSQLLTHNYLHPEIREKGGAYGAAASNGPVKGIFALTSYRDPNPLNTLKVFQNSGIFARDRSWSERELNEAKLGIFQGLDAPVSVDEEGSRYFMSGVTHEMDQRWREQLLDVTARDVNEVAQTFLVDGPRQSVCLLGEKKDWAEDWDVRKLSMNAGEAEAAAAHEIVSLSEGGQCTTVLSHLEQSDPTAGSILNRLDRIEAILGIHKGRYAVGTVGVDSDQDEEASIPNSELSKAVRHLRLITRPPQDNNSLWSYSTVKGLWETFLNNLPLLHFLKDQRAFSSPSPLLLASVLYISALHNPTKELASLAGEYFVATCDAITELVIPIPLPNALTGFRSNPADRNYLSCRNEDKTFQNILGLIMASLVSEAYIETTDKWIAIAYRLLLDSCPTDFNDLTQDWCGLLSGIQVIDIEHASMHMCHPLLPRQPPTPSLQQLNSQEGDAYRGLTQIMHQGLSHFVGRGLPTIWSFVSSTGIDTISQVRTPFTDEDSRVIRLWARRLDDWLVRYNGTSQPSPSDRQGILILLQYHLHKLYVLSIYHPARGFDMSSTNITPSERHELLVSARTVLRLRQDDASIWSNWDLIMITWAAMLLLRGVEDGMIRQDDLSLIQTHISSLERSDPSVPSIHRVLADRIQSSMQSMHTPPDMSHELSFPPPNLDHSWTIFDQEIMSLANPSWLFEGPSVVSTQAEHSQHPAMSSARYTDSLTTTTSPNSFDPNKQWGSTEQLASVRMSRFNPAFGHGKAVGNDRYLL; encoded by the exons ATGTTGCGTTCTTCTCTGGGGACAGGCAAAAGCCGAGTGCCTGTGTTGCGGCAACCTACTTATGGACGCTGGCTAAGGTCTAACAATCCTTCACTTCGGTGGAATCAGCTTCGGAGAGCTGCGTCGACAGTAACCAACGTTGAGAGCTACCCTAAGGTGGGAGAACAACTTCACGGGTTCACTGTtcaggagaagaaacatgTTCCAGAGCTACACCTCACTGCGGTCCGGTTAAAGCATGACAAAACAGATGCGGATTACCTTCACGTGGCAAgggaagacaagaataaTGTGTTTGGGGTGGGATTTAAGACCAATCCTCCTGATGCGACGGGCGTTCCTCATATTTTGGAACATACTACACTATGCGGTAGCGAAAA ATATCCTGTCCGTGAtcccttcttcaagatgcTCCCCCGGTCTCTTTCGAATTTTATGAATGCTTTCACCTCCGCCGACCATACTACTTACCCATTCGCGACAACGAATCAGCAAGATTTCCAAAACCTTCTATCAGTTTATCTGGATGCTACACTTCACCCACTGCTTAAGGAGGAAGATTTCAGACAGGAAGGATGGCGACTGGGGCCCGAAGACCCCCGTGCTAGTGACGCGCTGGACGGGAAACCGGAAGATGTCTTGTTCAAAGGCGTCGTGTATAACGAAATGAAGGGCCAGATATCGGATGCAAACTACCTTTACTATATCAAGTATCGGGAGAGCATTTTCCCAGCGCTTAACAACTCTGGAGGAGATCCCCAGTATATCACTGACTTGACACACAAGCAACTGGTCGAATTCTCTAAGCGAAACTATCATCCAAGTAACGCCAAATTCTTGACCTACGGTGATATGCCTCTCAGTACTCATTTGAAGCAGATTGGTGATGTATTGGACGGTTTTGGCAAGGGAGAGGCCGACACCTCCGTCAAGCTCCCCATTGACCTTAGCCGCGGACCTTCGAACGTAACTGTTCCAGGACCTATTGATACATTCGCCGACGCAGATAAACAATATAAGACTTCAACTTCCTGGTATCTTGGAGATACAAGCGAGGTTGTTGAAACATTCTCGGCCGGCATCCTGTCCTCCTTGCTGCTGGATGGCTATGGCTCTCCGATGTACCGAGCATTGATCGAGAGCGGTTTGGGCTCGTCATTTACACCTAATACCGGCCTTGATACCTCTGGAAGAGTGCCTGTATTCTCTGTCGGCCTCACTGGTGTTAGCGAGGAGGATGCTccaaaagtcaaagaagcTATTCAGAAGGTCTACCAGGACAGTCTTTCTGCTGGGTTCAGTGACGAGAAAGTTCAAGGCTTCCTCCACCAGTTAGAACTCGCGCTGAGACACAAAACAGCAAACTTCGGTATTGGTGTCATGGAGAAGACCATTTCCTCATGGTTCAACGGTGTAGACCCAATGAAGGAGCTTGCTTGGAATGATGTCATCAACGAATTCAAGAGGAGATATCAGCAAGGAGGCTATCTTGAGTCATTGATGCAGAAGTACTTGATGAACGATCGTTGTCTGACGTTTACCATGGTTGGTACGCCTACGTTTCACCAAGAACTAGACCAGCAGGAAATGGTccggaaggaaaagaagctcagTCAACTTGTTGAGCAACATGGATCAATGGAGAAGGCTATCTCTAGTCTCCGGGAGCAGGAACTGCAGTTGCTCAAGACACAAGAAGAGGCACAACATGCCGACCTTGGGTGCTTACCTTCCCTGCGTGTCGAGGACATTTCGCGAGAGAAAGAGCGCAAGCCGGTACGGGAGTCAAAGGTCGACGACGTCGATGTTGTCTGGCGTGAGGCCCCAACCAATGGCCTGACGTATTTCCAAGCATTGAATGCCTTCGAAGACCTTCCGGACGACCTTCGACTGCTCATGCCCTTGTTCAACGACAGCGTCATGCGTTTGGGCACTGCGAATAAGACCATGGAACAATGGGAAGATCTGATTAAGTTGAAGACCGGTGGGGTTTCATCATCCGCATTCCACACTTCGTCTCCAACTGAACTAGGCAAGTTTAATGAGGGGCTTCAGTTCTCCGGTTTCGCTTTGGATAAGAATATTCCCGACATGTTAGAAATCTTGACCACTCTTATCACGGAGACGGACTTTACTAGTCCCTATGCGCCAGCTATGATCCAGGAATTACTGCGATTGACTACCAATGGCGCGCTGGATAGTGTTGCCGCATCAGGTCATCGTTTTGCACTcaatgctgctgctgcaggtcTTTCTCACAGCTTTTGGGTACAGGAGCAGCAGTCCGGTCTGGCACAGCTACAAGCCACTGCTAATCTCCTGCGCGATGCTGAGACTTCACCCGAACGGCTGGCAGAATTGATTGAAAAACTTCGTTTAATCCAATCTTTCGCCATTTCCAAATCATCTAGTCTCCGTGTTCGCATGGTGTGTGAACCGAGCAGCGCACATCAGAACGAAGTCGTTCTTCAGAAATGGCTGGCTGGTTTGCCACAGATCCGCTCACCTACATCTGTGGATGCCAGGTCAATGCAGCAAGTTTCTAGCAAAGCATTTTATGATATGCCTTACAAGGTTTATTACTCGGGGCTGGCTATGCAAACAGTCCCGTTCGTCCACAAATCTAGCGCACCACTTAGCGTGCTCTCTCAACTCCTTACACATAACTATCTTCATCCAGAGATTCGGGAGAAGGGAGGTGCGTATGGTGCAGCAGCCAGCAACGGTCCAGTCAAGGGTATTTTTGCCTTGACCAGCTACCGGGACCCGAACCCCCTCAATACTTTGAAGGTGTTCCAGAACAGCGGCATCTTCGCCCGTGACCGTTCCTGGTCTGAGCGGGAATTGAATGAGGCCAAACTGGGTATTTTCCAAGGCCTCGACGCCCCAGTGAGTGTTGATGAGGAGGGATCCAGATATTTTATGAGTGGCGTCACGCATGAAATGGATCAGCGCTGGAGAGAGCAGCTCCTCGACGTCACTGCGAGGGATGTTAACGAGGTTGCACAGACTTTTTTGGTGGACGGCCCTCGGCAATCTGTGTGCTTGTTgggcgagaagaaggactgGGCAGAGGATTGGGATGTGCGGAAGCTTTCCATGAACGCTGGTGAAGCTGAA GCTGCGGCTGCCCATGAGATTGTGTCATTATCGGAGGGTGGACAATGCACAACTGTCTTATCTCACTTGGAACAATCTGATCCAACTGCAGGGTCCATTCTCAACCGGCTGGACCGAATTGAGGCAATTCTCGGGATCCACAAAGGAAGATATGCTGTAGGGACGGTTGGTGTTGATTCGgatcaagatgaagaggccAGCATACCAAATTCCGAACTCTCGAAAGCTGTCAGGCATCTAAGACTTATTACTCGGCCACCACaagataataatagtctttGGTCTTACTCCACAGTCAAAGGTCTATGGGAAAC ATTTCTTAACAATCTACCACTACTGCACTTTTTAAAGGACCAgagagccttctcctccccttcgCCCCTGTTGCTTGCCTCCGTGCTCTACATATCTGCACTCCATAACCCAACCAAGGAACTTGCATCATTGGCAGGCGAGTATTTTGTAGCCACCTGTGATGCAATCACCGAACTGGTTATCCCTATTCCTTTACCAAATGCCCTCACTGGATTTAGATCAAATCCTGCAGATCGGAACTATCTAAGCTGCAGAAACGAAGACAAGACGTTTCAAAACATCCTGGGCCTTATAATGGCTAGTTTAGTGTCTGAGGCCTACATTGAGACCACTGATAAGTGGATAGCAATTGCCTACCGACTCTTGCTGGACAGTTGCCCAACGGACTTCAATGATTTGACACAAGACTGGTGTGGTCTACTGTCTGGAATTCAG GTGATTGATATTGAACATGCCTCCATGCATATGTGTCATCCTCTCCTACCTCGGCAGCCACCAACTCCATCTCTCCAACAATTGAACAGTCAGGAGGGGGATGCATACCGAGGTCTAACACAGATTATGCACCAGGGACTCAGTCATTTCGTAGGACGGGGTCTACCTACTATATGGTCCTTCGTTAGTTCGACTGGAATCGACACCATAAGTCAAGTTCGTACACCCTTCACGGATGAAGACTCTAGGGTTATCCGACTCTGGGCAAGGAGGCTAGATGACTGGCTTGTCCGATACAATGGGACATCTC AACCCTCTCCATCAGACCGTCAAGGAATACTCATTCTTCTACAATACCACCTTCATAAACTATACGTACTGTCGATCTATCACCCAGCTCGTGGTTTTGACATGAGCTCCACGAACATTACTCCATCAGAGAGGCATGAATTGTTAGTATCAGCACGGACCGTGCTTCGACTTCGCCAAGACGATGCCAGTATATGGTCTAACTGGGACCTCATA ATGATAACGTGGGCGGCGATGCTCCTCTTGCGAGGTGTGGAGGATGGTATGATACGCCAAGATG ATCTGAGTCTTATTCAAACACACATCAGCAGCCTAGAACGAAGTGATCCCTCGGTACCTAGCATTCATAGAGTACTTGCAGACCGAATACAGTCCAGCATGCAGAGCATGCACACTCCCCCTGATATGAGCCATGAATTGTCTTTCCCACCACCCAACTTGGATCATTCATGGACAATTTTCGATCAAGAGATAATGTCACTCGCAAATCCGTCCTGGCTTTTCGAAGGGCCTTCGGTCGTTTCGACACAGGCTGAGCACTCACAGCATCCAGCAATGTCGTCAGCACGGTACACCGATAGTctgaccaccaccaccagtcCCAATAGCTTCGACCCCAACAAACAGTGGGGCTCCACAGAACAACTGGCTAGTGTACGGATGTCAAGGTTTAATCCAGCTTTCGGCCATGGCAAAGCTGTGGGCAATGATCGCTATCTATTATGA
- a CDS encoding oxidoreductase (hypothetical protein Ao3042_05314), whose product MSFPYKHFLLIGATSGIGKAMADRLIESGAKVTAVGRRQDRLDEFVRQHGEDKASAMNFDISKTEQAPQFARDVFAKYPDIDCVFLNAGVQRQHNLTSQETFKLDEFLNEVHVDFTSLVALAHAFLPYLKAKTEPVGFIFTGANLAIVPACPMPAYSAAKAALNAFILCFREQLKSTNVKVVELSPPAVQSELHDYMTPEVGRKIGMPLDQFIDEAFAGLQAGKDQVVVGSIADEKTFYEVLNNRRAMFETLSKLLGSV is encoded by the exons atGTCTTTCCCATACAAgcacttcctcctcatcggcGCGACCTCAGGCATCGGCAAAGCAATGGCCGACCGTCTCATTGAAAGCGGCGCCAAAGTAACAGCAGTAGGAAGACGTCAAGACCGACTAGACGAGTTCGTGCGCCAACACGGCGAAGACAAAGCGAGTGCAATGAACTTCGACATCAGTAAAACAGAACAGGCGCCTCAGTTTGCCAGAGATGTCTTCGCCAAGTACCCAGATATTGACTGTGTGTTTCTTAATGCAGGCGTGCAGCGTCAGCACAATCTAACAAGCCAGGAGACATTCAAGCTGGACGAGTTCCTCAATGAAGTCCATGTCGATTTCACGAGTCTGGTGGCTCTTGCTCATGCTTTCTTGCCTTATCTTAAGGCCAAGACGGAGCCTGTTGGTTTTATTTT TACGGGGGCAAACCTCGCTATTGTTCCCGCTTGCCCAATGCCTGCATATTCGGCCGCAAAAGCAGCGCTGAATGcattcattctttgtttcagGGAGCAGCTCAAGTCGACGAATGTTAAGGTGGTTGAGTTGTCTCCTCCCGCTGTGCAGA GTGAGCTCCACGACTATATGACACCTGAAGTGGGACGTAAGATCGGCATGCCATTGGACCAGTTCATTGACGAGGCATTCGCGGGGCTTCAGGCTGGTAAGGATCAGGTTGTCGTGGGCAGTATTGCAGACGAGAAGACGTTCTATGAGGTTCTCAACAACCGGCGGGCGATGTTTGAGACTTTGTCAAAGCTTCTGGGCTCGGTATAG
- a CDS encoding putative methyltransferase-domain-containing protein — protein sequence MVYYIRFLKTPRIQKQKAGSLSISALICITTDLGDAYLAQDVDLVVSLSLKDSEKVLHQEPLSWKAGKRELAILLGPFHPQLSQHAIVLSVAAADRRKHHPPSPDNLLGNPGVPLVISGWSAPFGGTDSLVAEKLIERRFGPKGHLDLRIWEETGNSIARHIWDAAIASVIYLQQIAAGDSAFTVPVLSKLLQPECNGPLRVIELGSGCGIVGIALAQILPQCSILLTDLQEVEEIVTQNIAVAKPTSSSNLEYRTLDWDEALPDDLCNNSIDLVLVSDCTYNADSLPALVSVLDRLVQSSPNAIILVALKRRHDSETVFFDLMQSSGLSNLHHDSMKLPSQHDQLDQIELYCYGNKTKLLKPIAT from the exons ATGGTTTATTACATCCGTTTCCTCAAAACCCCAAGAATTCAGAAGCAGAAAGCGGGGTCTTTGTCTATTTCTGCGCTTATCTGCATCACCACGGACTTGGGAGATGCATATCTAGCTCAGGACGTGGATTTGGTCGTATCATTGAGTCTCAAGGATTCAGAAAAGGTTCTACATCAGGAGCCTTTGAGTTGGAAAGCTGGCAAACGGGAACTTGCTATATTATTAGGACCTTTCCATCCACAGCTTTCCCAACACGCCATTGTTCTAAGTGTCGCTGCAGCTGATCGTCGAAAGCACCATCCGCCTTCTCCTGACAATCTACTAGGAAACCCCGGTGTTCCTCTAGTGATTTCTGGATGGAGCGCACCTTTTGGCGGGACAGATTCTTTGGTAGCAGAGAAACTCATCGAAAGACGCTTTGGGCCGAAAGGTCATCTAGACCTTAGAATATGGGAAGAAACCGGAAATAGCATTGCCCGTCATATCTG GGATGCAGCCATTGCATCAGTGATCTATCTCCAGCAAATAGCTGCCGGAGACTCAGCATTTACAGTACCAGTACTTTCAAAACTACTGCAACCAGAATGCAATGGCCCTCTTCGTGTCATCGAACTGGGATCAGGATGCGGTATTGTGGGGATAGCATTAGCGCAAATACTTCCACAATGCTCTATCCTACTCACAGATCTGCAAGAGGTCGAAGAGATCGTAACACAAAACATAGCAGTTGCCAAACCGACATCGTCATCCAACCTTGAGTATCGAACCCTGGACTGGGACGAAGCGCTCCCAGATGACCTTTGTAACAACTCTATCGACTTGGTCCTTGTATCAGACTGTACCTACAATGCAGACAGTTTACCTGCCCTAGTTTCAGTCCTGGACCGTCTCGTTCAGTCGTCACCAAATGCTATCATTCTTGTGGCACTGAAGAGACGACATGACAGTGAGACCGTCTTCTTTGACTTGATGCAGTCGTCAGGGCTCTCCAATCTGCATCATGACAGTATGAAATTGCCCTCGCAACATGACCAGTTGGACCAGATTGAATTGTACTGTTAtggaaacaagacaaaaCTTCTAAAGCCAATCGCGACATAA
- a CDS encoding putative alpha-taxilin: MSSAAMSKKNKGKKVADPNETSKLLAAKISQLEQDAAGEKDQEAEIEREVKKATRDLNQLLSNIESPMTRLETVHKKYTELLADMKKLDRDYSKSKKRADQLQKDQDKGKSELNKTVTMKDKLEKLCRELTKENKKVKDENKKLEDTEKKARLIVNERLDSLLYDIQDVMAAKGNPRSEKVDIDLDEALRVKIKTIGEKFETREVHYKSLLRSKDAEIQSLTAKYEEQRRAAENEAARCRALSSQVSTFSHTEAELRSQLNIYVEKFKQVEDTLNNSNELFLTFRKEMEEMSKKTKRLEKENLTLTRKHDQTNRNILEMAEERTRNHEELEKWRKKSHHLEALCRRMQAQGRGQGLAADLDGDDEGTESEYDEDYEDEEDDEGISDDEYEDSTDRDMNGDRNIPPQQPEKPVFGPPPPPNLLEARANGNKAVLNGCH; this comes from the exons ATGTCATCTGCAGCCATGtcgaaaaagaacaaagggaagaaagTGGCCGATCCGAATGAGACTTCCAAACTCCTTGCCGCAAAGATTTCGCAGCTGGAGCAGGATGCTGCTGGCGAGAAGGACCAAGAAGCGGAAATCG AGCGTGAAGTTAAGAAAGCTACACGAGACCTGAACCAGCTCCTCAGCAATATCGAATCTCCGATGACCCGTCTTGAAACCGTACACAAAAAGTACACCGAACTGTTGGCCGATATGAAAAAGCTGGACCGTGACTATTCCAAAAGCAAGAAGCGGGCCGATCAACTACAGAAGGATCAAGACAAGGGGAAATCGGAGCTCAATAAGACTGTGACCATGAAGGATAAACTGGAGAAGTTGTGCAGGGAGCTCacgaaagaaaataagaaggTCAAG GATGAGAACAAGAAGTTAGAGGATaccgaaaagaaagcacGACTGATCGTGAACGAGCGTCTTGACTCCCTCCTGTATGACATTCAAGACGTTATGGCTGCCAAGGGCAATCCTCGGAGTGAGAAAGTTGACATTGACCTGGACGAAGC ACTACGTGTCAAGATCAAGACCATTGGCGAGAAATTCGAGACGCGGGAAGTGCATTACAAGTCACTCTTGCGCAGCAAGGACGCGGAGATACAGAGCCTCACTGCTAAGTATGAAGAGCAACGCCGTGCTGCCGAGAACGAGGCCGCTCGCTGCCGGGCTTTAAGTTCACAAGTTTCTACGTTTTCACATACCGAGGCCGAGTTACGCAGCCAGCTCAACATCTACGTGGAGAAGTTCAAGCAG GTGGAGGATACATTGAACAACAGCAACGAATTGTTTCTGACTTTTCGcaaagaaatggaagaaaTGTCGAAAAAGACCAAACGcttggaaaaggaaaatctcACCCTCACCCGTAAACACGATCAGACGAACCGCAATATACTCGAGATGGCCGAGGAACGCACCAGAAACCACGAAGAACTTGAGAAGTGGCGGAAGAAGAGTCATCATCTCGAAGCACTTTGCCGCCGAATGCAAGCTCAAGGTCGTGGACAAGGTCTGGCGGCCGATCTAGACGGCGATGACGAGGGGACAGAGAGTGAATACGACGAAGActacgaggatgaggaagatgatgaaggcaTCAGTGATGATGAGTACGAAGACAGCACGGACCGGGACATGAACGGAGACCGCAACATACCACCACAGCAGCCCGAGAAGCCTGTGTTTGGGCCGCCGCCACCACCGAACCTCTTGGAGGCCCGAGCCAACGGGAACAAGGCCGTGCTCAATGGATGTCACTGA
- a CDS encoding 2-nitropropane dioxygenase, with translation MSLQTPLCSLLKIQHPVLLAGMARASGAPLAAAVSNAGGLGTVGGLGYTPEQLSEMLTELKASLRDPSLPFGVDLALPQVGGGARATNHDYTHGQLDQLIDVVISHGAKLFVSAVGVPPERVIKRLHDAGILIMNMVGAPKHAEKALKLGVDIVCAQGGEGGGHTGDIPFSVLVPAVVDVAKKYKSPLTGQPALVVAAGGINDGRSLAASLMLGAVGVWVGTRFVASEESSASQLHKEAVVGAQYGETKRTLVVSGRPLRMLPNDYIKNWEKRPEEIAQLTAKGIVPIEHDFNNDKEDIEIPYLMGDVSGIIKQIKPAGVIVQEMVQQAVEVLRTGGSYISAGPASKL, from the coding sequence ATGTCTCTTCAAACCCCCCTCTGCTCGCTGCTCAAGATCCAGCACCCTGTCCTGCTGGCAGGAATGGCGCGTGCCTCTGGGGCTCCTCTCGCGGCCGCTGTTTCCAACGCTGGCGGTTTGGGAACAGTCGGTGGTCTGGGTTACACGCCCGAGCAACTCTCAGAGATGTTGACGGAACTCAAGGCCTCCCTACGGGACCCTTCTCTCCCCTTCGGCGTTGATCTGGCCCTACCTCAAGTTGGCGGAGGAGCTCGTGCTACAAACCACGACTACACCCACGGTCAGCTGGACCAGCTCATCGACGTCGTCATTTCCCACGGCGCCAAGCTCTTCGTCTCCGCGGTGGGTGTGCCCCCTGAGCGCGTCATCAAGAGACTACACGACGCCGGCATTTTGATCATGAACATGGTCGGAGCACCCAAGCACGCCGAGAAGGCACTTAAGCTGGGCGTGGACATCGTATGCGCCCAGGGTGGTGAAGGAGGCGGTCATACAGGCGACATCCCCTTCTCCGTGCTCGTCCCGGCAGTCGTCGACGTGGCGAAGAAGTACAAGAGCCCACTGACGGGTCAACCCGCCCTGGTCGTGGCTGCTGGTGGTATCAATGATGGACGCAGTTTAGCCGCGTCCTTGATGCTGGGCGCTGTCGGTGTCTGGGTCGGCACGCGGTTTGTTGCCTCGGAGGAGAGTAGTGCTAGTCAGTTGCACAAGGAGGCTGTCGTTGGGGCTCAATATGGAGAGACGAAGCGGACCCTGGTCGTTTCTGGTCGGCCGCTGCGGATGCTGCCCAACGATTATATCAAGAACTGGGAAAAACGACCGGAGGAGATCGCCCAGCTGACGGCTAAGGGAATCGTCCCTATCGAACATGATTTCAACAACGATAAGGAGGACATTGAGATTCCTTACCTGATGGGTGATGTCTCGGGTATTATCAAGCAGATTAAACCCGCCGGCGTGATCGTACAGGAAATGGTGCAGCAGGCCGTGGAGGTGCTGAGAACAGGGGGGTCATATATCAGCGCAGGACCTGCTAGCAAGCTTTGA
- a CDS encoding putative 2-hydroxychromene-2-carboxylate isomerase gives MSVPRITLYLDVVSPFGYIAFHVLRNSPVFAKCNINYVPIFLGGLMNACGNTPPVNIKNKDIWIGKERLRWARYFSVPMVENTPEGFPPMTLATERALCAVSVKSPEKLIPTIEALYHSFWVQGNAKIGQVEGFTPVLESVFGKDGTQEILQAMGHAEVKERLKANTDQAFKSGAFGIPWFECTNIKGETEGFWGIDHLGQVADFLGLDRGSDRGFKAVL, from the exons ATGTCTGTACCCCGAATTACATTATACTTGGATGTCGTTAGCCCGTTCGGGTATATCGCATTCCACGTACTGAGA AATTCCCCCGTTTTCGCCAAGTGCAATATCAATTATGTCCCGATCTTCCTGGGAGGATTGATGAATGCCTGCGGGAATACGCCTCCGGTGAATATTAAGA ACAAAGATATCTGGATCGGAAAGGAACGGCTCCGTTGGGCGCGTTACTTCTCCGTTCCCATGGTTGAGAACACCCCGGAAGGCTTCCCGCCGATGACTTTGGCAACGGAACGCGCACTCTGTGCCGTCTCGGTGAAGTCACCGGAGAAGCTTATCCCGACTATCGAGGCCCTCTATCATTCGTTCTGGGTGCAGGGGAATGCTAAGATCGGACAGGTCGAAGGCTTTACTCCGGTGCTAGAGAGTGTCTTCGGGAAGGATGGGACTCAGGAAATTCTGCAAGCT ATGGGCCATGCAGAGGTCAAGGAGCGTTTGAAGGCGAACACAGATCAAGCGTTCAAATCTGGTGCTTTTGGCATTCCTTGGTTCGAGTGCACCAATATCAAGGGCGAGACGGAGGGTTTCTGGGGAATTGATCATCTCGGCCAAGTGGCAGACTTTTTGGGTCTGGATCGCGGTTCGGATAGGGGATTCAAAGCGGTTTTGTAG